A stretch of the Medicago truncatula cultivar Jemalong A17 chromosome 5, MtrunA17r5.0-ANR, whole genome shotgun sequence genome encodes the following:
- the LOC11433701 gene encoding GBF-interacting protein 1-like, whose product MSGGRGGGGGGSRVPIPNNVRKTILDIREITGKQHTDDEIFSVLKESNMDPNETTQKLLYLDTFHEVRSRRDRRKEGLSSRVSEESRSKQRGPGRGARGFSGGYSSNFPDGGGGGRNLPIRRENGVHHIAERTHASSTQPDLQKNTNAAPQASRGSAVAPRSAANQSNGKSGHGSSGQSLIGSVVSVPQSSSASNDTVNQETVQPQAVVVAATTSPTQTFASITRTDQGKSLSSSDQHQISVPGVCSSSDPVLAPSISQIPGVGGAVSREVGSDRISAGPNHVKGNKLEEAGDLSASENDKSGSMNSTSNPNAIPKSNEVESNRLSEPLQLSSSSSLTSSCVSQPPQDVSKTANVKEVSTSEAPVQSTELRQHVTFPNHFQVPEALKGGLTFGSFDTFDPSEKSSSVTGCDNSTSPTTEFSSVNAETVNSSNQSAPLPEHGDHLDHAHSSSYLIKEALASEGISITGNDSKIEQPKQEVLLTPEGHPILTVQSAQNYGLNFMSTMLGTQQVQFEGSELQAQETPHFPSFVTASSQAVSPSPTPPLQSSIPVSPQPVSYFRPPYPANFFPYGPYYPPIYLSPMHQFLSHNGFPQQPPAGNMYLPAAAAAAGIKFPLPQFKAGANSGNMAHIGIPSGSYITPPVGYAPSPTVNTGSSAGNEDTAVSQLKENQIYTTGQLSEGSAVWIHAPGQDISGLQLNSLYNLAPQGQHLTFPQTQAAHGAFPGIYQPGQTVASPSTLLQQSQAVAGPIETVGLPPGSYQQLPPSQINWNSNF is encoded by the exons ATACTTTTCATGAAGTAAGAAGCAGACGCGACCGCAGAAAAGAA GGATTGAGCAGCAGGGTTTCTGAGGAGTCTAGATCAAAACAACGTGGACCGGGGAGGGGAGCAAGAGGTTTTTCGGGGGGCTATTCCTCAAACTTTCCTG atggtggtggtggtgggagGAACCTTCCTATTCGAAGGGAAAATGGAGTCCATCACATTGCAGAGAGAACTCATGCTTCCTCTACTCAGCCAGATTTACAGAAAAACACTAATGCAGCACCCCAAGCCTCAAG AGGTTCAGCTGTTGCACCCCGTAGTGCTGCAAATCAATCCAATGGGAAGTCTGGTCATGGTTCTTCTGGCCAATCTCTCATAGGTAGTGTTGTTAGTGTCCCACAAAGCAGTTCAGCTTCTAATGACACTGTCAATCAAGAAACTGTGCAACCTCAAGCTGTTGTTGTTGCAGCAACCACATCTCCCACTCAAACCTTTGCCTCAATTACAAGAACTGACCAAGGAAAATCTCTCTCGAGTTCTGATCAACATCAAATTTCTGTACCGGGTGTTTGTTCCTCTTCAGATCCTGTGCTGGCACCATCTATCTCCCAGATTCCTGGTGTTGGCGGTGCTGTCAGTAGGGAAGTAGGGAGTGACCGGATATCTGCTGGGCCAAATCATGTTAAAGGAAACAAACTTGAAGAAGCTGGTGATTTATCAGCATCCGAGAATGATAAGTCCGGGTCCATGAATTCAACAAGCAACCCGAATGCTATACCAAAGTCAAATGAAGTTGAAAGTAACCGGTTATCTGAGCCCTTGCAACTCTCATCGTCTTCATCATTGACTTCCAGTTGCGTTAGCCAACCGCCTCAAG ATGTTTCTAAAACAGCCAATGTCAAAGAGGTCTCAACTTCAGAAGCTCCTGTGCAGTCAACTGAGTTGAGGCAACATGTTACTTTTCCAAACCATTTCCAAGTGCCTGAGGCTTTAAAAGGTGGTCTGACATTTGGAAGCTTTGATACTTTTGATCCAAGTGAAAAATCTAGCAGTGTAACTGGTTGTGACAATAGCACTTCTCCCACTACTGAATTTTCTTCAGTGAATGCTGAAACTGTTAATTCAAG CAACCAAAGCGCGCCATTGCCCGAACACGGAGATCATCTTGATCATGCACATTCTTCATCTTATTTAATTAAAGAGGCACTGGCTTCTGAAGGCATATCTATAACTGGTAATGATTCAAAGATTGAGCAGCCAAAGCAGGAGGTATTGTTAACTCCCGAGGGCCATCCAATTCTGACTGTTCAAAGTGCTCAAAACTATGGTTTGAATTTCATGTCTACCATGTTAGGGACTCAGCAAGTTCAATTTGAGGGTAGTGAGCTTCAGGCGCAAGAAACACCACACTTCCCTTCCTTTGTT ACTGCAAGTTCTCAGGCTGTGTCTCCCAGCCCAACTCCACCTCTACAGAGCTCTATACCCGTGTCTCCACAGCCCGTTTCTTATTTTAGGCCACCATACCCAGCTAACTTCTTCCCATATGGCCCCTATTACCCCCCAATTTACCTGTCTCCAATGCATCAATTTTTAAGCCACAATGGTTTCCCTCAACAGCCACCAGCTGGAAACATGTATCTACCAGCCGCAGCTGCAGCTGCTGGGATCAAGTTCCCTCTTCCGCAATTCAAGGCTGGAGCGAACTCAGGAAATATGGCTCATATTGGAATTCCTTCGGGATCATATATCACTCCACCTGTTGGATATGCTCCTAGTCCGACTGTGAATACTGGAAGCTCTGCCGGAAATGAAGATACTGCAGTGTCTCAATTGAAAGAAAACCAGATCTATACAACTGGACAACTG AGTGAAGGCTCTGCTGTGTGGATACATGCACCTGGCCAAGATATATCCGGTTTGCAACTTAATTCTCTATATAACCTTGCCCCTCAGGGGCAACATCTCACCTTCCCCCAGACACAGGCTGCTCACGGAGCATTTCCCGGTATCTATCAACCAGGGCAGACAGTTGCTTCACCTTCTACCCTTTTGCAGCAGTCTCAAGCTGTCGCTGGGCCTATTGAAACTGTAGGCCTGCCTCCAGGATCTTATCAGCAGCTACCGCCTTCACAGATCAATTGGAATTCTAATTTTTAG
- the LOC11437409 gene encoding nucleotide-sugar uncharacterized transporter 2: MGLLDSLLGDGRKFIKRKDSDAGETGKALEELRSSLYNELRTSEGAKRQQQRYCGPVVALSFNFMVAVGIIMANKLVMGRVGFNFPIFLTFVHYITAWILLAIFKALSVLPVSPPSKTTPFSSIFALGAVMAFASGLANTSLKYNSVGFYQMAKIAVTPTIVLAEFILFRKTISSKKVLALAAVSAGVAVATVSDLEFNLFGAIVAVIWIIPSAINKILWSNLQQQGNWTALALMWKTTPITVFFLGALMPWIDPPGVLSFKWDVNNSSAIMISALLGFLLQWSGALALGATSATTHVVLGQFKTCVILLGGYLLFDSDPGIVSIGGAVVALTGMSVYTTFNLQESQENTSKQLPKHSLPSTQQKPASEDNKDFSVNITNNNIVV, encoded by the exons ATGGGATTGTTGGATTCACTGTTGGGAGATGGACGAAAatttatcaaaagaaaagaCAGTGATGCAGGAGaaacag GTAAAGCACTGGAAGAACTAAGATCTTCTCTCTACAATGAGCTCCGAACCTCGGAAGGAGCCAAGCGCCAACAACAAAGATATTGCGGACCAGTGGTCGCATTATCCTTCAACTTCATGGTTGCTGTTGGGATCATCATGGCAAACAAATTG GTGATGGGAAGAGTTGGCTTCAACTTTCCAATTTTCCTCACATTTGTTCACTACATCACTGCATGGATTCTCCTTGCAATTTTCAAGGCACTTTCGGTGCTTCCTGTGTCTCCTCCATCTAAAACAACTCCATTCTCTTCTATATTTGCTCTTGGTGCTGTTATGGCTTTTGCATCTGGTCTTGCAAACACCAGCCTCAAGTATAACAG TGTTGGTTTCTACCAAATGGCTAAGATTGCTGTTACTCCAACAATTGTTCTGGCAGAGTTCATactttttagaaaaactatttcttcaaaaaag GTTTTGGCTTTGGCTGCTGTATCAGCTGGTGTAGCAGTTGCAACTGTGTCAGATTTAGAGTTCAATTTATTTGGTGCTATAGTAGCAGTTATATGGATAATTCCAAGTgccataaataaaattttatggtCTAATTTACAGCAGCAAGGAAACTGGACAGCTTTGGC ATTGATGTGGAAGACTACACCGATCACAGTTTTCTTTCTCGGAGCTTTGATGCCTTGGATTGATCCACCAGGAGTCCTATCATTCAAGTGGGATGTAAACAACTCATCTGCAATTATGATATCTGCTCTCCTCGGTTTTCTCTTACAGTGGTCAGGTGCCTTGGCATTGGG GGCAACTTCTGCTACAACTCATGTTGTTTTAGGACAGTTTAAGACCTGTGTTATTCTATTGGGAGGCTATCTTTTATTCGATTCAGATCCCGGGATTGTGAGCATTGGCGGAGCGGTTGTTGCTCTTACTGGAATGTCGGTTTACACAACATTTAACTTGCAAGAGTCTCAAGAAAATACAAGCAAGCAGCTTCCAAAGCATAGTTTGCCTTCAACACAGCAAAAACCAGCTAGTGAGGACAACAAAGATTTTAGTGTAAATATTACCAACAATAACATTGTTGTCTGA